One genomic segment of [Phormidium] sp. ETS-05 includes these proteins:
- the accD gene encoding acetyl-CoA carboxylase, carboxyltransferase subunit beta: MSLIDWFANRRKSGQIDPDRQERDIAEGLWTKCPECGVLTYTKDLMANQMVCLDCGHHMRVESGERIGQLIDAGTWMPIDEGLQPVDALKFRDRKAYGDRLREYQKKTGLSDGVKTGLGKLDGLPIALGVMDFRFMGGSMGSVVGEKLTRLIERATRERLPVVVICASGGARMQEGMLSLMQMAKISGALERHRSERLLYVPVLTNPTTGGVTASFAMLGDLILAEPKATIGFAGRRVIEQTIREKLPENFQTAEDLLHHGFVDAIVSRTQLKKTLAQLICLHQPPSTLTHQWHHTQEFTPTLDTPDSTVAVRKET, from the coding sequence ATGTCTCTAATAGATTGGTTTGCAAATCGACGGAAATCGGGGCAAATTGACCCCGATCGGCAGGAGCGGGATATCGCGGAAGGTCTGTGGACGAAGTGCCCTGAGTGCGGCGTCCTCACCTACACCAAAGATTTGATGGCAAATCAAATGGTGTGTTTGGACTGTGGCCATCATATGCGGGTCGAAAGCGGAGAGCGGATCGGTCAGTTGATTGATGCGGGGACTTGGATGCCCATAGATGAGGGGTTGCAACCGGTGGATGCCCTAAAATTTAGGGACCGGAAAGCCTATGGCGATCGCCTGCGGGAATATCAGAAAAAAACCGGATTGTCAGATGGGGTAAAAACCGGTCTGGGTAAGCTCGACGGTTTGCCCATTGCCCTAGGGGTGATGGATTTCCGGTTTATGGGCGGTAGTATGGGGTCGGTGGTGGGGGAAAAGCTGACCCGTTTGATTGAACGGGCGACCCGGGAGCGTTTACCAGTAGTGGTCATCTGTGCTTCTGGGGGTGCCCGGATGCAGGAAGGGATGTTGAGTCTGATGCAAATGGCGAAAATCTCTGGGGCGTTGGAGCGCCACCGGTCAGAAAGGCTGCTCTATGTGCCTGTACTGACGAACCCCACTACTGGGGGGGTGACGGCTAGTTTTGCGATGTTGGGGGATCTGATTTTGGCGGAACCGAAAGCGACGATCGGCTTTGCGGGAAGACGAGTAATTGAGCAAACGATTCGGGAAAAATTACCAGAGAATTTCCAAACCGCTGAGGACCTACTGCACCACGGCTTTGTTGATGCGATCGTCTCCCGCACTCAACTGAAAAAAACCCTAGCTCAGCTCATCTGCTTACACCAACCCCCATCAACTCTGACGCATCAGTGGCATCACACCCAAGAGTTTACCCCCACTTTGGACACTCCCGATTCCACTGTGGCGGTCAGAAAAGAAACATAG
- the gatC gene encoding Asp-tRNA(Asn)/Glu-tRNA(Gln) amidotransferase subunit GatC — protein sequence MLDREEVRKVAHLARLELTDAEEEQFTIQLRSILDYFDQLAELDTTNVKPTTRAIEVSNITRDDALQPFDDRDRILSGAPDQDGDFFKVPKILNED from the coding sequence ATGCTTGACCGAGAGGAAGTGAGAAAAGTCGCTCATCTGGCCCGCTTAGAGCTGACAGACGCCGAAGAAGAGCAGTTCACCATCCAGTTGCGCAGCATTCTTGATTATTTTGACCAGCTCGCCGAACTGGATACCACCAATGTCAAACCCACCACTAGGGCGATTGAAGTGAGTAATATTACCCGTGACGATGCCCTGCAACCCTTTGACGATCGCGATCGCATCCTCAGTGGCGCCCCCGACCAAGATGGCGACTTCTTCAAAGTTCCCAAAATTCTCAACGAAGATTAA
- the nth gene encoding endonuclease III translates to MNIMRKWASVEQRAIEILIRLKRQYPDARCTLNYETPLQLLVATILSAQCTDERVNQVTPALFARFPDAGAIASANIEDIETLIRSTGFYRNKAKNIQGACRMIVEKYNSHVPKRMEQLLELPGVARKTANVVLANAYGINQGVTVDTHVKRLSNRLGLTEHDNPERIERDLIRLIPQEDWENWSIRLIYHGREICNAKKPACDACMLADLCPSVGKN, encoded by the coding sequence ATGAATATTATGCGGAAATGGGCATCGGTGGAACAAAGGGCGATCGAAATCCTCATCCGGCTGAAACGACAATATCCCGATGCTCGCTGCACTCTGAATTATGAGACGCCGCTACAGCTACTGGTAGCCACAATTCTGTCAGCACAATGCACCGACGAACGGGTAAACCAGGTAACGCCTGCACTGTTTGCGCGGTTTCCCGATGCGGGGGCGATCGCCTCCGCCAACATCGAAGACATCGAAACCCTCATCCGCTCCACCGGATTTTATCGCAACAAAGCCAAAAACATCCAAGGAGCTTGCCGCATGATTGTAGAAAAATATAACAGTCACGTGCCCAAGCGGATGGAACAACTCCTAGAACTCCCTGGCGTCGCCAGAAAAACCGCCAACGTCGTCCTCGCCAACGCCTACGGTATCAACCAAGGCGTCACCGTCGATACCCACGTTAAACGCCTTTCCAACCGCTTAGGTTTAACCGAACATGACAACCCAGAGCGCATAGAACGAGATTTAATCCGCCTCATTCCCCAAGAAGATTGGGAAAATTGGTCAATTCGTCTGATTTATCATGGGCGAGAGATTTGTAATGCCAAAAAACCCGCTTGTGATGCCTGTATGTTAGCAGATTTATGTCCCTCGGTGGGCAAAAATTGA
- the psbV gene encoding photosystem II cytochrome c-550 — translation MLKRYLWLAVATVFFAVQLFVGTAAAVELDDNVRTVSLNAEGGTVVLSLKQVQQGKRLFTDVCAQCHVGGVTKTNPNVELGPDDLALATPPRNNIEALVDYMKKPTTYDGEIEIAELHPSLKSADIFPEMRNLTDDDLYAIAGYILIQPKVLGEQWGGGKAYR, via the coding sequence ATCTTGAAAAGATACCTATGGCTGGCTGTGGCCACTGTATTCTTTGCGGTGCAATTGTTTGTGGGTACTGCGGCAGCGGTGGAATTGGATGATAACGTTCGCACGGTGTCGCTGAATGCCGAAGGAGGTACAGTGGTGCTGAGCTTGAAGCAAGTGCAGCAAGGCAAGCGCCTGTTTACTGATGTGTGCGCTCAGTGCCATGTGGGCGGGGTGACGAAAACTAACCCCAACGTGGAACTCGGTCCAGACGATTTGGCTCTGGCAACCCCACCGCGCAATAACATTGAGGCTCTGGTGGATTACATGAAAAAACCCACTACTTATGATGGGGAAATCGAAATTGCTGAGTTGCACCCCAGCTTGAAGAGTGCAGATATCTTCCCAGAGATGAGAAATCTCACGGATGATGATTTATACGCGATCGCTGGTTACATCCTGATCCAACCCAAGGTACTGGGCGAACAATGGGGCGGCGGTAAAGCCTACCGTTAA
- the chrA gene encoding chromate efflux transporter, with amino-acid sequence MSNYMQPQLAEVAKLFLKLGTIGFGGPAVHIAMMEDEVVNRRQWLTKEKFLDLVGATNLIPGPNSTEMAIHIGYIYAGWLGLITAGVCFILPAVLLTGSLAWVYVNFGSLPAVTPLLYGIKPAVLAIIIAALWRLAKSALQPKGATVMKTRQLLIIAISCAASVFAGLNEVFAILIGGFLGALWLNLSQNGTNFGWFLGYPVPLLMAQTGANNSAAVQPSVWQLGLVFLKVGAVLFGSGYVLVAFLEGELVGRGWLTQQQLLEAIAIGQVTPGPLLSTATFIGYIIAGWGGAATATAGIVLPSFAFVAALNPLIPKLRAWKWTGSFLDAVNACAVALMVTATWKLARATFNLQLSVADIDWLAVGIATVATIAALRFRVSSLWLVLGGALVGLCSLVF; translated from the coding sequence ATGTCAAACTATATGCAACCGCAACTAGCCGAAGTTGCAAAACTATTCTTAAAATTAGGTACAATAGGCTTTGGTGGGCCAGCGGTACATATTGCTATGATGGAAGATGAAGTAGTCAACCGCCGCCAGTGGCTGACTAAAGAAAAATTCCTCGATTTAGTGGGCGCTACCAACCTTATTCCCGGTCCTAATTCCACAGAAATGGCTATCCACATCGGATATATTTATGCGGGGTGGTTGGGATTAATCACGGCGGGAGTTTGTTTTATCCTGCCTGCAGTTTTGCTCACCGGTAGTTTAGCTTGGGTTTATGTCAATTTTGGCAGTCTCCCCGCTGTGACGCCCCTGCTTTATGGGATTAAACCCGCAGTATTGGCGATTATTATAGCCGCCTTGTGGCGCTTGGCAAAATCGGCTTTGCAGCCCAAAGGGGCAACGGTGATGAAAACGCGACAACTGCTGATTATTGCTATCAGTTGTGCCGCGTCGGTATTTGCTGGTTTAAATGAAGTGTTTGCGATTTTAATCGGGGGATTTTTAGGGGCATTGTGGTTGAATTTGTCTCAAAATGGCACCAATTTCGGCTGGTTTTTAGGCTATCCCGTCCCTTTGTTGATGGCGCAAACTGGAGCTAATAATAGCGCCGCTGTTCAGCCTTCTGTGTGGCAGTTGGGATTGGTGTTTTTGAAGGTGGGAGCGGTGTTGTTTGGCAGCGGTTACGTGTTGGTGGCGTTTTTGGAAGGAGAGCTGGTGGGGAGGGGATGGTTGACGCAACAGCAGTTATTAGAAGCGATCGCGATCGGGCAAGTTACCCCCGGTCCGCTGCTATCCACCGCCACATTTATCGGCTACATTATCGCCGGTTGGGGGGGAGCAGCCACCGCCACCGCTGGTATTGTTCTCCCCTCTTTTGCTTTCGTCGCTGCGCTCAACCCCCTAATTCCCAAATTGCGCGCCTGGAAGTGGACTGGATCATTTTTGGATGCGGTGAACGCCTGTGCTGTGGCTTTGATGGTGACAGCTACCTGGAAACTAGCACGCGCTACATTTAATCTGCAGTTATCTGTCGCAGATATTGATTGGCTGGCAGTTGGTATTGCTACAGTTGCCACTATCGCTGCCCTTCGCTTCCGCGTTAGTTCCCTATGGCTAGTTTTGGGTGGTGCTTTGGTGGGATTATGTTCCCTGGTATTTTAG
- the psbV2 gene encoding photosystem II cytochrome PsbV2, translated as MYIGFLHRCLLVVCLACLWLVSWSVTPARAEDIDPYIRRYLEVTEPVALTVDEQGNSRLFSPNELLEGKQLFQQNCLNCHVGGATLPAPQVSLSLKDLKGATPPRDNINALVAYMREPMSYDGSEVNFWCREVPETWLSGEQVNSIAAFILRAAQKAPGWGTKTFNEG; from the coding sequence ATGTATATAGGTTTTTTGCATCGCTGTTTGTTGGTTGTTTGTCTGGCTTGCCTGTGGCTGGTGAGTTGGAGCGTCACCCCGGCTCGGGCTGAGGACATCGACCCCTACATCCGCCGGTATTTGGAAGTCACGGAACCGGTTGCCTTGACTGTAGATGAGCAGGGCAATAGTCGCTTATTTTCGCCAAATGAGTTGCTCGAAGGTAAGCAACTGTTTCAGCAAAATTGTCTGAACTGTCACGTCGGTGGTGCAACCCTGCCAGCGCCCCAAGTGTCTCTATCCCTGAAGGACCTCAAAGGTGCGACTCCACCTCGGGATAATATCAACGCCTTGGTGGCATATATGCGCGAGCCGATGTCTTACGATGGCAGCGAGGTTAATTTTTGGTGCCGGGAAGTTCCAGAAACTTGGCTGAGTGGTGAGCAAGTCAACAGTATTGCGGCTTTCATTCTCAGAGCGGCACAAAAGGCTCCGGGTTGGGGCACCAAAACTTTTAATGAAGGCTAA
- a CDS encoding diguanylate cyclase produces the protein MAKILIIEDDLTTRLILKQSLYNAGHEVIIAETGESGLEKAKQLHPDLIICDWMMPVMDGLEVCRRVKNTPQLATIFFILLTGREEIDDRVKGLDSGADEFLLKPIDINELKARVRAGLRLGKLMQDLWRSNQALADLNQQLLYRNQMLELMSLTDPLTGLLNRRALQQTLPNLMQEIRRRDPVNLYRYLGVFMIDVDRFKTVNDNYGHGVGDAVLKILASRLMSGAVMKSSLYRYGGEEIACLLPLSNDNYAGEYGESMRLAIADKPFEISPTLSLNITISIGGVIWSADYLPGGTPSTSTLNYADELLNQADIALYQAKRDGRNCLRIKEFN, from the coding sequence ATGGCCAAAATTCTCATAATTGAAGATGATTTAACAACCCGCTTAATTCTCAAGCAATCTCTCTACAATGCTGGCCATGAAGTAATAATTGCCGAAACCGGAGAATCTGGATTAGAAAAAGCTAAACAACTACACCCGGATTTAATTATTTGCGATTGGATGATGCCAGTTATGGATGGTTTGGAGGTGTGCCGCCGGGTGAAAAACACCCCCCAACTAGCCACGATTTTTTTTATATTGCTCACCGGGCGAGAGGAAATAGATGATAGAGTCAAAGGGCTGGACAGTGGAGCAGATGAATTTCTTCTGAAACCAATAGACATCAATGAGCTGAAAGCACGAGTGCGAGCTGGACTACGTTTGGGGAAATTAATGCAGGACCTTTGGCGCAGTAATCAAGCTCTCGCCGATTTGAATCAGCAGCTACTATATCGCAATCAAATGCTAGAATTAATGTCCTTGACAGACCCACTCACCGGGTTATTAAACCGGCGGGCTTTACAGCAGACATTGCCAAATTTAATGCAGGAAATTCGCCGACGAGATCCAGTTAACTTATATCGATATTTAGGTGTTTTTATGATTGACGTTGATCGATTTAAAACTGTCAATGATAATTACGGACATGGAGTGGGAGATGCGGTTCTGAAAATATTAGCATCCCGATTAATGTCTGGCGCTGTTATGAAGAGCTCTTTATATCGGTATGGGGGGGAAGAAATTGCCTGTTTACTACCCCTAAGCAACGATAACTATGCTGGGGAATATGGAGAATCTATGCGCTTGGCTATTGCAGATAAGCCTTTTGAGATATCACCGACGCTCTCCCTGAATATCACAATTAGTATTGGTGGCGTTATTTGGAGTGCTGACTATCTCCCGGGAGGGACTCCTAGCACATCTACTTTGAACTACGCTGACGAGCTATTGAATCAAGCCGATATTGCTCTGTACCAAGCCAAGCGAGATGGACGTAATTGCTTACGCATAAAAGAATTTAACTAA
- a CDS encoding bifunctional 2-polyprenyl-6-hydroxyphenol methylase/3-demethylubiquinol 3-O-methyltransferase UbiG produces MTKDTLKLGINLLAKPQPSGYWDVVDIQASGLLRIIGWTTANIQDISAPTVNVDGQVVPLINRFKTYRPDVQSLIAGAEAFSGFVFEYLLPFKENSISSIIITTAENEIIFAGAGELKIQRPAYESLLSTAQVLHRENIYGVGSPMLTSAPIVLELTKNLPAPILDFGCGSGVLVKDLREMGLEAYGIEIDRPMIHQYLLEAAKPYVTIYDGSFPLPFPDRAFASIVSTEVIEHVPDYEAAVAELARVTQSQAVFTVPNINAIPICYPHGVVPWHLLEATHLNFFTQTSLANLLGKYFAQVEFAQVYPVMVNGTEFYTSLAAICQK; encoded by the coding sequence ATGACCAAGGACACCTTAAAATTAGGCATAAATTTATTAGCAAAACCGCAGCCATCCGGTTACTGGGATGTGGTAGATATCCAAGCATCTGGTTTATTGCGAATCATCGGCTGGACTACCGCTAATATCCAGGATATCTCTGCCCCCACAGTCAATGTAGATGGCCAAGTGGTGCCACTAATTAACAGATTTAAAACCTATCGCCCTGATGTACAATCCCTCATAGCAGGTGCCGAAGCATTTTCCGGTTTTGTCTTTGAATACTTGCTACCCTTTAAGGAAAATAGCATCAGTAGCATTATCATTACCACCGCCGAAAATGAAATTATATTTGCTGGAGCGGGAGAGCTGAAAATTCAACGGCCAGCATATGAATCATTATTAAGTACCGCACAGGTATTGCACCGGGAAAATATCTACGGTGTCGGATCGCCGATGCTGACCTCCGCCCCCATAGTGCTAGAACTTACCAAAAATCTGCCTGCTCCCATATTAGATTTCGGTTGTGGTAGCGGCGTGCTGGTAAAAGATTTGAGAGAGATGGGATTGGAGGCTTATGGCATTGAAATAGACCGCCCGATGATTCACCAGTATCTGCTGGAAGCGGCCAAACCTTATGTGACGATTTACGATGGCAGTTTTCCACTGCCATTTCCCGATCGGGCGTTTGCCAGTATCGTCAGCACGGAAGTCATAGAACACGTGCCCGACTATGAAGCCGCCGTAGCGGAACTGGCCCGAGTGACCCAGAGTCAGGCAGTATTTACCGTTCCGAATATTAATGCAATTCCCATTTGCTATCCCCACGGGGTAGTACCCTGGCATTTACTGGAAGCCACCCATTTAAACTTTTTTACCCAAACAAGTTTGGCAAACCTGCTGGGTAAGTATTTTGCCCAAGTGGAGTTTGCCCAAGTGTACCCAGTAATGGTCAACGGGACGGAATTTTACACTTCTCTAGCGGCAATTTGCCAAAAGTAA
- a CDS encoding Hpt domain-containing protein, producing the protein MAERHFQPDGCVARSPLELPLVQELFDPERLADICDGDAEFEREVVQMFLEDAIAHFEAALLAVKAGDLQHLSREAHYLKGSSANMGAHSLEAIAIDLEIQAGEKSSYCEQTVISLLVNILDQLKTARAEFL; encoded by the coding sequence GTGGCAGAGCGACATTTTCAACCAGATGGCTGTGTAGCCAGAAGCCCATTAGAGTTGCCCCTCGTCCAAGAGCTGTTCGATCCAGAGCGATTGGCGGATATCTGCGATGGGGATGCCGAATTTGAGCGGGAAGTAGTGCAAATGTTTCTCGAAGATGCCATTGCTCACTTCGAGGCGGCACTGTTGGCGGTAAAAGCTGGTGATTTGCAGCACCTGAGCAGGGAAGCGCACTACCTCAAAGGTTCTAGTGCGAATATGGGGGCGCATTCCCTAGAAGCGATCGCCATTGATTTGGAGATTCAAGCTGGCGAAAAGAGTAGTTATTGTGAGCAGACAGTAATCTCACTTTTGGTCAACATCCTCGACCAGCTTAAAACCGCTAGAGCGGAATTTTTATAA
- a CDS encoding translation initiation factor IF-2 N-terminal domain-containing protein, whose protein sequence is MGFASISIAEIAQDHNLPVEEVLRLCAQLSITYKNPQTQLALEDAKAILSALAADGQREPKTRP, encoded by the coding sequence ATGGGTTTTGCTTCCATATCGATTGCCGAAATAGCGCAGGACCACAACCTCCCGGTGGAGGAAGTGCTGCGCCTGTGCGCGCAACTCTCAATTACCTATAAAAATCCTCAAACCCAGTTGGCGCTAGAGGATGCTAAGGCCATCTTGTCTGCACTCGCCGCCGATGGGCAGCGGGAGCCGAAAACTCGCCCTTAA
- the rseP gene encoding RIP metalloprotease RseP, with translation MSVLAAIAVLAILIVVHELGHFLAARLQGIHVNRFSIGFGRFLWKYQGPETEYAIRGFPLGGYVGFPDDDPSSDIPPDDPNLLRNRPLLDRAIVISAGVIANLIFAYFLLVMQVATVGVPEFQYKPGVLVAEVISDTTPAYKAGLRAEDTIIMADGKEIGAGQKAMKNLIEIIQNNPNEAIPIAIQRNGEKRFLQITPEKSENGKGMIGVQLAPNGKGIRRRADNILQAFGAGAAEFERIAWLTASGFGQLIRNFGETADQVAGPVAIVAIGANIAKDDAANLFQFASLISINLAIINILPLPALDGGQLAFLLIEGLRGKPVPTHIQDGVMQTGLMLLLGLGIFLIIRDTAQLEWVQKLFQ, from the coding sequence ATGTCCGTATTGGCAGCGATCGCGGTATTGGCGATTCTGATTGTAGTCCACGAACTCGGTCACTTCCTGGCCGCTAGACTGCAAGGCATTCACGTCAACCGTTTTTCCATCGGTTTTGGCCGATTTTTGTGGAAATACCAAGGTCCAGAGACAGAATACGCCATCAGAGGTTTTCCTTTGGGGGGGTATGTGGGGTTTCCAGATGATGACCCGAGTAGCGATATTCCTCCAGATGACCCGAACTTACTGCGCAACCGCCCTCTGCTCGATCGGGCGATCGTCATCAGCGCCGGAGTCATTGCCAATTTGATTTTCGCCTACTTTCTGCTGGTGATGCAAGTGGCTACGGTGGGAGTCCCGGAATTTCAATATAAACCGGGAGTCCTGGTGGCGGAGGTGATTTCCGACACTACCCCCGCCTACAAAGCGGGACTGCGAGCGGAAGATACCATCATCATGGCTGATGGGAAAGAAATCGGCGCTGGACAAAAAGCCATGAAAAATCTAATTGAAATTATCCAAAACAACCCGAATGAAGCGATTCCGATCGCCATTCAGCGCAATGGAGAAAAGCGGTTTTTACAAATTACCCCAGAAAAAAGCGAGAATGGCAAAGGGATGATTGGCGTGCAACTGGCGCCTAATGGCAAGGGCATCCGCCGCCGCGCTGATAACATTTTACAGGCTTTTGGTGCTGGGGCGGCAGAGTTTGAGCGGATTGCCTGGTTAACCGCTTCCGGGTTCGGACAGCTCATCCGCAACTTTGGCGAAACAGCGGACCAGGTGGCCGGACCAGTGGCGATCGTCGCTATTGGCGCCAATATTGCCAAAGATGACGCCGCCAATTTGTTCCAGTTTGCCTCTTTGATTAGCATCAATTTGGCGATTATCAATATCTTACCCTTACCAGCATTAGACGGGGGGCAGTTAGCGTTTCTCCTGATAGAAGGATTGCGGGGGAAACCCGTACCCACCCATATTCAAGATGGAGTGATGCAAACCGGTTTGATGCTGTTACTCGGTTTAGGAATTTTCCTGATTATCAGGGATACAGCCCAGTTAGAATGGGTGCAAAAACTGTTTCAATAG
- the petJ gene encoding cytochrome c6 PetJ — MKKLLSAILLGLAVFAFGFTSPAMAGNAANGAKIFSANCAACHMGGNNVVMANKTLKKDALEKFGMNSAEAIIKQVTNGKGAMPAFGGRLASDQIEDVAAYVLEQAEKGW, encoded by the coding sequence TTGAAAAAGCTATTATCTGCCATTTTGCTAGGCTTGGCCGTCTTTGCCTTTGGCTTCACCAGTCCAGCAATGGCAGGCAATGCCGCCAATGGCGCCAAGATTTTTAGTGCCAACTGCGCTGCTTGCCACATGGGTGGTAACAACGTCGTCATGGCAAACAAGACTCTGAAAAAAGATGCCTTGGAGAAATTCGGTATGAACTCTGCAGAGGCAATCATCAAGCAAGTGACTAACGGCAAAGGCGCTATGCCTGCTTTTGGTGGTCGTCTGGCTTCTGACCAAATCGAAGATGTGGCCGCTTACGTCCTCGAACAAGCGGAAAAAGGCTGGTAA
- a CDS encoding diguanylate cyclase has product MFVSSLKQAIEDRPVATTADTSIDKVISMMSQSRTSCVLVVEENTVGTGDTVSLGGEEKASVSPIIGIFTERDVVRLIASHSSLKDLKVAEAMSQPVIVFRESPTEEQDIITVLNLLRRYRIRHLPVLNQSGVLVGLITQQSIRSVLQPIDFMRLRRVGEVMNRRVIHAPTNTSVLHLAKLMAIYHVSSVVLAEPLKSALAEPLEATFESWSDDSCKLKPVTPVGIVTERDIVQFLNLGLNLETLQAETVMSAPLFPIKPWDSLWEAHQQMQRLRVQRLVVAGDRGELAGIITQTSLLQALDPIEMYAEIEVLQQLLQQSESEREALLAQLMARNKLLESLALTDQLTGLPNRRAMDQALMQILRSSTSEGVWLFMLDVDYFKRVNDTYGHPTGDHLLKEIADRLGAVTRSDSWLYRYGGEEFVCIATGLSVEAAWDYGECLRQAIAELPFQMSPKLALPITISIGGATISAGNAAEKQALLDLADRALYEAKRCGRNCIRLLSEPINH; this is encoded by the coding sequence ATGTTCGTTTCTTCCCTCAAGCAGGCAATTGAAGACCGACCGGTGGCAACAACGGCTGACACCTCGATCGATAAAGTCATCTCTATGATGAGTCAATCCAGAACTAGCTGTGTCCTGGTAGTTGAGGAAAACACCGTAGGGACAGGGGATACCGTGTCTTTGGGGGGAGAGGAAAAAGCCAGTGTCAGTCCCATCATCGGGATTTTCACAGAACGGGATGTGGTGAGACTGATCGCCTCCCACAGTTCTCTTAAGGACCTAAAAGTGGCGGAGGCGATGAGCCAGCCGGTAATTGTGTTCCGAGAATCCCCAACGGAGGAGCAAGACATCATCACCGTCTTGAATTTGCTGCGTCGGTATCGAATTCGCCACCTGCCGGTTTTAAACCAGAGCGGTGTCCTCGTGGGTCTAATCACGCAGCAAAGCATCCGCAGCGTTTTACAGCCGATCGACTTTATGCGGTTGCGACGGGTAGGAGAGGTAATGAACCGGCGGGTAATTCACGCTCCCACAAATACTTCTGTACTCCACCTGGCAAAACTGATGGCCATTTATCACGTCAGCAGCGTAGTCCTAGCAGAACCGCTGAAATCAGCTCTTGCCGAACCATTGGAGGCCACATTTGAGTCTTGGTCCGATGATAGCTGCAAACTTAAACCGGTGACACCGGTGGGGATAGTCACGGAGAGGGATATCGTCCAGTTTCTCAATTTGGGGTTAAATCTGGAAACCCTACAGGCGGAAACTGTGATGAGTGCCCCGTTGTTTCCCATCAAGCCTTGGGACTCTTTGTGGGAAGCTCACCAGCAAATGCAAAGGCTGAGGGTGCAGCGGTTGGTAGTGGCGGGCGATCGGGGCGAACTAGCGGGAATTATCACCCAGACCAGTTTGCTCCAAGCTCTCGATCCGATCGAAATGTATGCCGAGATTGAAGTCCTACAGCAACTGTTACAACAATCAGAATCCGAGAGAGAAGCACTCCTAGCGCAGTTAATGGCCCGCAATAAGCTGCTCGAGTCCTTAGCTCTGACGGATCAGCTCACGGGGCTGCCCAACCGGCGGGCGATGGATCAAGCACTGATGCAAATTCTACGTTCTTCCACCAGTGAGGGGGTGTGGCTATTCATGCTAGATGTGGATTATTTCAAGCGGGTGAACGATACATATGGCCACCCTACGGGAGATCACCTGCTCAAGGAGATTGCCGACAGACTCGGAGCCGTCACTCGCAGTGATAGTTGGCTGTACCGCTACGGTGGCGAAGAGTTTGTCTGTATCGCTACGGGGCTGTCTGTAGAAGCTGCCTGGGATTATGGCGAATGCTTGCGGCAAGCGATCGCCGAGCTACCCTTCCAGATGTCGCCGAAACTAGCCCTGCCAATTACCATTAGTATCGGCGGAGCCACCATTTCTGCCGGTAACGCTGCTGAAAAACAAGCTTTGCTGGATTTGGCCGATCGTGCCCTATATGAAGCCAAGCGATGCGGGCGCAACTGCATCCGCCTCCTCTCAGAACCAATTAATCATTAA
- a CDS encoding photosystem I assembly protein Ycf3: MPRTQRNDNFIDKSFTVMADIILKIMPTNKRAKEAFAYYRDGMSAQSDGEYAEALENYYEALNLEDDPYDRSFILYNIALIHTSNGEHDKALESYHQALELNSRLPQAMNNIAVIYHHQGEKAKEAGLDQEADALFDKAAEYWKQAIRMAPNNYIEAQNWLKTTGRSTMDVFF; the protein is encoded by the coding sequence ATGCCCAGAACACAACGCAACGACAACTTTATCGATAAGAGCTTTACGGTGATGGCAGACATCATCCTCAAGATTATGCCCACCAACAAGCGGGCGAAAGAAGCCTTCGCTTACTACCGCGATGGGATGTCCGCCCAATCCGATGGGGAATACGCCGAGGCCCTGGAAAACTACTATGAAGCCCTGAATTTGGAAGATGACCCATACGATCGCAGCTTCATCCTCTACAATATCGCCCTGATCCACACCAGCAACGGCGAACATGACAAAGCTCTCGAAAGCTATCACCAGGCATTGGAGCTAAACTCCCGCCTCCCCCAAGCCATGAACAATATCGCCGTCATTTACCACCACCAAGGGGAAAAAGCCAAAGAAGCGGGTTTAGACCAAGAAGCCGATGCCCTATTCGATAAAGCCGCCGAATACTGGAAACAAGCGATTCGCATGGCCCCAAATAACTACATCGAAGCCCAAAACTGGCTCAAAACCACCGGTCGGTCCACAATGGACGTGTTTTTCTAG